In Aquiflexum balticum DSM 16537, a single genomic region encodes these proteins:
- a CDS encoding Fic family protein has translation MKNIDPSKPLNDLPLLPPPVEKVETIQILKQESKAAVALAELKGLARTLPNQGILINAIVLKEAQASSEVENIITTHDKLYQALAAKSMTIDPSTKEVLRYREALLYGFEEIKKKGFLNTNGIVRIQSILEENEAGIRQLPGTSLKNDLTGKTIYTPPDDKETIVRLMKNLEDFINDEPDRMSPLIRMAIQHYQFESIHPFYDGNGRTGRIINVLYLILHNLLEIPMLYLSGYIIGHKGAYYKLLQEVRTKDNWEGWILFMLKAIEDTATKAISQIHGINSIFNEIQDKVKNEAPKIYSKDLIEQLFVHPYTKIEYISNGLGVERKAASRYLKTLESIGILKLEPIGKENIFINQQLYQLLKQS, from the coding sequence ATGAAGAATATCGATCCATCGAAACCACTCAATGATTTGCCTCTTCTACCTCCTCCGGTGGAAAAAGTAGAGACTATCCAAATCCTCAAACAGGAAAGTAAAGCTGCTGTTGCCCTTGCAGAGCTGAAGGGATTGGCAAGGACCTTGCCCAACCAGGGTATTTTGATCAATGCCATTGTACTCAAAGAAGCACAGGCTAGCTCAGAGGTGGAGAACATCATTACCACGCATGACAAGCTCTATCAGGCTCTGGCAGCCAAGTCGATGACAATTGATCCTTCGACCAAGGAAGTCCTACGGTACAGGGAAGCCCTGCTCTATGGTTTTGAGGAGATTAAAAAGAAAGGCTTCCTAAACACCAATGGTATTGTCCGGATTCAATCCATATTGGAAGAGAATGAGGCCGGAATTAGACAACTACCTGGTACTTCCCTAAAAAACGATCTGACGGGTAAAACCATCTATACACCACCGGACGATAAAGAAACAATAGTCAGACTGATGAAAAATCTGGAAGACTTTATCAATGATGAACCCGATAGAATGTCTCCCCTGATCAGGATGGCCATACAACACTACCAGTTTGAGAGCATCCATCCATTCTATGATGGAAATGGCCGGACGGGAAGGATTATCAACGTGCTTTACCTCATCCTTCACAACCTGTTGGAAATACCCATGCTATATCTCAGTGGCTACATAATAGGCCACAAAGGAGCTTATTACAAATTGCTACAGGAGGTGAGGACTAAAGACAATTGGGAAGGTTGGATATTGTTTATGCTCAAGGCAATTGAGGATACTGCGACTAAGGCTATTTCCCAGATCCACGGGATCAACAGCATCTTCAATGAGATCCAGGATAAGGTAAAAAATGAAGCCCCGAAAATTTACTCGAAAGACTTGATCGAACAATTGTTTGTTCATCCCTATACCAAAATAGAATATATCTCCAATGGGCTGGGCGTAGAAAGAAAAGCCGCTTCCAGGTACTTAAAGACTTTGGAATCCATTGGAATCCTAAAACTCGAACCTATCGGGAAAGAGAATATTTTCATCAACCAGCAATTGTACCAACTACTGAAGCAAAGTTAG
- a CDS encoding efflux RND transporter periplasmic adaptor subunit, translated as MKKQIIYILALVLMVSVFTGCGSKSAGTEEAGHEDHAEGEGRHEEEGHSEEGMAELHLSNLKFESLGIKVDTLPTRTLSGTVEANGQLEVPPQHKATVTAILGANVTSIKVIEGDKVNKGQVLAYLSHPNLTNLQTNYVKAHSRLQYLEKEMQRQKRLYEEEVGSGKTYQETLADYQAMKGEVKGYEAQLKQLSLNVEKVQDGDIYQYVPVVSPINGYIEKVKVQVGQFVDPQTEMFTIVNTDHIHADLMVFEKDVYKVKEGQKIAFTVESVPGATLTAKIFSVGKQFEQNPRAVHVHAEIDQKEEFLIPGMYINGKIRTGNNEVKALPEGAIIEEEGKPYIFMAEAHEEEGKTEWAFKAVEIRTGMTEDGWVEIKLLEPLPKDAKVAWNNAYYLISEMKKGETEHEH; from the coding sequence ATGAAAAAGCAAATCATATACATACTGGCGCTGGTACTTATGGTATCGGTATTTACAGGATGTGGCAGCAAATCGGCCGGTACTGAGGAAGCTGGTCATGAAGATCATGCAGAAGGAGAAGGCAGACATGAAGAAGAAGGCCACAGCGAAGAAGGGATGGCGGAGCTCCACCTTTCCAACCTTAAGTTTGAAAGTCTGGGCATTAAAGTGGATACATTGCCCACCCGAACCCTCTCCGGGACAGTAGAGGCCAACGGCCAGTTGGAAGTGCCACCTCAGCATAAGGCCACCGTTACAGCCATACTGGGAGCCAATGTTACTTCCATAAAAGTGATAGAGGGCGACAAGGTAAATAAGGGGCAGGTATTGGCCTACCTTTCCCACCCCAACCTGACCAACCTTCAAACCAACTATGTGAAGGCCCATAGCCGCCTGCAATACCTGGAAAAGGAGATGCAACGGCAGAAACGGTTGTATGAAGAAGAAGTAGGCTCAGGTAAAACTTACCAGGAAACGCTGGCCGATTACCAGGCGATGAAAGGGGAAGTGAAAGGCTATGAAGCCCAGTTGAAACAGCTCAGTCTGAATGTAGAAAAAGTGCAAGATGGAGATATCTACCAATATGTACCTGTGGTAAGTCCCATCAATGGCTACATAGAAAAAGTGAAGGTTCAGGTGGGACAGTTTGTTGATCCTCAGACTGAAATGTTCACGATCGTCAATACCGACCATATCCATGCTGATCTGATGGTGTTCGAAAAGGATGTATATAAAGTTAAAGAAGGTCAGAAAATAGCCTTTACTGTGGAGTCTGTTCCGGGGGCTACTTTGACTGCCAAAATTTTTTCGGTAGGCAAGCAGTTTGAGCAAAATCCGAGAGCGGTGCATGTGCATGCTGAGATCGATCAAAAAGAAGAATTTCTGATCCCCGGCATGTACATTAACGGTAAGATACGAACCGGTAATAATGAAGTAAAAGCATTACCGGAAGGTGCGATCATTGAAGAAGAGGGCAAGCCCTACATTTTTATGGCGGAAGCGCATGAAGAAGAGGGCAAAACCGAATGGGCGTTTAAAGCCGTGGAAATCCGAACAGGTATGACCGAAGACGGATGGGTTGAAATCAAACTGCTGGAACCTCTTCCAAAAGACGCTAAAGTGGCCTGGAACAATGCGTATTACCTGATTTCAGAGATGAAGAAAGGAGAAACGGAACATGAACACTAA
- a CDS encoding AAA family ATPase → MASHSKSHSESVRSNVIQFDKCLEFLEKAGKAYISPKFRMWKEDHLIIFKLLVYFYQDKPNAEKHGIDLHKGILLTGPVGCGKTSLMTLLRFMLAPKKQYIIKSARDITLEFIQDGYPVINKYSKAAFQQTSGELIPKAYCFDDLGVESNIKYYGNETNVMAEILLSRYDMFISRHMLTHATTNLSASEIENCYGNRVRSRMREMMNVIAFEKEAKDKRI, encoded by the coding sequence ATGGCGAGCCACTCTAAGTCTCACTCAGAGAGTGTTCGAAGCAACGTCATCCAATTCGACAAATGCCTTGAATTCCTGGAGAAAGCAGGCAAAGCCTACATTAGTCCAAAATTCAGGATGTGGAAGGAAGACCACTTGATTATATTCAAACTTCTGGTCTACTTCTATCAGGACAAACCCAATGCTGAAAAGCACGGCATTGACTTACACAAAGGCATTTTGCTGACCGGCCCTGTCGGTTGTGGCAAAACCTCCCTGATGACCTTGCTCCGATTCATGCTTGCTCCCAAAAAACAGTACATCATCAAATCCGCTCGTGATATCACCCTGGAATTCATCCAGGACGGCTATCCTGTTATCAACAAATACTCCAAAGCAGCCTTCCAGCAAACAAGCGGAGAGCTGATCCCTAAAGCCTATTGTTTTGATGACTTGGGCGTGGAATCCAACATCAAGTATTATGGAAACGAAACCAATGTAATGGCCGAGATTCTTTTGAGCCGCTATGATATGTTCATCAGCCGCCACATGCTCACGCATGCCACGACCAACCTTTCCGCCAGTGAGATAGAGAACTGTTATGGGAATAGGGTTAGATCAAGGATGAGGGAGATGATGAATGTAATAGCTTTTGAGAAGGAGGCCAAGGACAAAAGGATATGA
- a CDS encoding helix-turn-helix domain-containing protein — protein MAAEVITTDDLREFKIELLEDLKRLLKEHSGQPTKKWLKSYEVRKLLGISPGTLQNLRVNGTLPFTKIGGVIYYDYADIQAMLQSNKFQNRLR, from the coding sequence ATGGCAGCAGAAGTAATTACCACAGACGACCTGCGTGAGTTCAAGATCGAGCTCCTGGAAGACCTCAAAAGATTACTCAAAGAACATTCCGGTCAGCCTACAAAGAAATGGCTAAAATCCTATGAGGTCCGCAAGCTTTTGGGCATTTCGCCCGGCACTTTACAGAACCTACGGGTAAACGGCACATTACCCTTTACCAAGATCGGAGGAGTAATCTATTACGACTATGCGGACATTCAGGCGATGCTCCAGTCCAACAAGTTTCAAAACCGCTTGAGGTAA
- a CDS encoding RteC domain-containing protein yields MPENYNQQYEDLEDKLRMIDLEEDNLLKKSEMSFQMVLIAINQLREGLTKNPLDSQASEILFFKEIKPKFVSKLIYHLSVFNIETNKPNGGIKVRRKYYQNELDKLKRYFDDNLEFYRYYRTHSNYLDHKYFVRGKQDIRLTLDSFFFETDPNFSTSHDFKVSNILANDLLNVYLEDELNKLDMRDLSNGRSQGEPKGKLTWTDSKVSLIELMYALQARGVFNNGTADLKEVAAFFEDTFGIELGQYHRTFLEIRIRKTGRTKFLDSLHESIIRRMDEADEK; encoded by the coding sequence ATGCCTGAAAATTATAACCAACAATATGAAGATTTAGAGGACAAACTTAGAATGATCGATCTGGAGGAAGATAACCTCCTCAAAAAATCAGAGATGAGCTTTCAAATGGTCCTGATTGCCATTAACCAGTTAAGGGAGGGCTTGACTAAAAACCCATTAGATTCTCAAGCTAGCGAAATCCTGTTTTTCAAGGAGATCAAACCGAAATTCGTCAGTAAGCTCATCTACCATCTTAGTGTGTTCAACATTGAAACCAACAAGCCCAATGGAGGTATCAAAGTAAGACGCAAATACTATCAGAATGAACTGGACAAACTGAAACGATATTTTGATGACAATCTGGAATTTTACCGCTATTACCGTACTCACAGCAATTACCTGGATCACAAATATTTTGTAAGGGGCAAACAGGACATAAGGTTAACGCTTGATTCTTTCTTCTTTGAAACTGACCCGAACTTCTCAACTAGCCATGATTTTAAGGTTTCCAACATCCTGGCCAATGACCTGCTCAATGTCTATTTGGAAGATGAATTGAACAAACTGGATATGAGGGACTTAAGCAATGGAAGATCACAAGGTGAACCGAAGGGGAAACTAACATGGACAGATTCCAAAGTCTCTCTTATCGAACTGATGTATGCTCTTCAGGCTCGTGGAGTGTTCAACAATGGCACTGCGGATCTGAAAGAAGTTGCAGCATTTTTTGAAGACACCTTTGGTATCGAATTGGGGCAATATCATCGCACTTTCCTCGAAATTCGCATCCGCAAGACCGGACGTACCAAGTTTCTGGACTCCCTCCATGAAAGTATCATTCGTAGAATGGATGAAGCTGATGAAAAATAG
- a CDS encoding Fur family transcriptional regulator yields MIKELENKLKEKDIRPTAMRLLVLEALFGQEAAISLSDLEKAFEKSDRVTLFRTMKTFQENGLVHSIDDGTGAPKYALCEEGCECNIERDLHVHFHCRVCSETFCLPKCKIPEINLPTNFKSEEANLVVKGVCGKCTG; encoded by the coding sequence ATGATCAAAGAACTCGAAAATAAACTCAAAGAAAAGGACATTCGCCCAACAGCCATGCGGCTGTTGGTGCTGGAAGCCCTGTTTGGTCAGGAGGCTGCCATCAGCCTTTCCGACCTGGAAAAAGCATTTGAAAAGTCTGACAGGGTGACACTATTCCGCACCATGAAAACCTTTCAGGAAAATGGACTGGTACACAGCATTGATGACGGTACCGGAGCGCCTAAATACGCTCTCTGCGAAGAGGGATGTGAATGCAATATCGAAAGGGACTTGCATGTGCATTTTCATTGCCGCGTATGCAGCGAAACCTTCTGTTTACCCAAATGCAAAATCCCGGAAATTAATCTGCCGACCAACTTCAAAAGCGAAGAAGCCAACCTGGTGGTAAAGGGTGTTTGTGGGAAGTGCACAGGTTGA
- a CDS encoding heavy metal translocating P-type ATPase translates to MANTNNIEDKACCDTDQQPNKQKKQEEKTSSTFLQTWGSGIVSLAMLLAGIAADQLGQPAFFQGWIRICWYVLAYLPVGWPVLVKGWKAILKGDVFTEFFLMGIATLGAFAIGEYPEAVAVMLFYAIGELFQDGAVNRAKRNIKALLDIRPESASVQRNGQTVTVHPEEVQTGETIQVKPGEKVPLDGEMLSEKSSFNTSALTGESKPATYNKGENVLAGMVNLDRLIELKVTRLFNESSLARILELVQNATARKAKTEQFIRRFARVYTPIVTFLAVGLAFLPYFFVENYVFEDWLYRALIFLVISCPCALVISIPLGYFGGIGAASRKGILFKGSNFLDLMTKVNTVVMDKTGTLTKGVFEVQKAVTMDGITIDWLSLAADMESKSTHPIAKAIVEYARTQGKDISEPEQQEEVAGHGLKGKVQGKQVLIGNQKLMAKEGIVTCADAAGEVNTVIHAAVGGKYAGYLVIADELKEDASQAIEAIRKSGVRELIMLSGDKDAVTQQVAKTLGIDKAFGDLLPEQKVQKVEELKKDANRVIAFVGDGINDAPVLALADVGMAMGGLGSDAAIETADVVIQTDQPSKIATAIQLGKQTKRIVWQNISLAFGVKLIVLALGAGGLATMWEAVFADVGVALLAILNAVRIQQN, encoded by the coding sequence ATGGCCAATACAAACAATATAGAAGACAAAGCTTGCTGTGATACCGACCAGCAACCAAACAAACAAAAGAAACAAGAAGAAAAAACCTCCTCCACTTTCCTGCAAACCTGGGGCAGTGGTATTGTGAGCCTTGCCATGCTGCTGGCCGGAATTGCGGCTGACCAGTTGGGACAGCCTGCATTTTTCCAGGGCTGGATCCGCATCTGTTGGTATGTGCTGGCCTATCTGCCTGTGGGCTGGCCGGTATTGGTCAAAGGCTGGAAGGCCATACTGAAGGGCGATGTGTTCACGGAATTTTTCCTCATGGGCATAGCCACGCTGGGTGCCTTTGCCATAGGCGAGTATCCCGAGGCAGTGGCAGTGATGCTTTTCTATGCCATCGGTGAGCTGTTTCAGGATGGAGCTGTGAACCGGGCCAAACGTAACATCAAAGCCCTGCTGGACATCCGTCCTGAATCGGCCTCCGTGCAACGAAACGGCCAAACGGTGACCGTACACCCGGAGGAAGTACAAACCGGGGAAACCATACAGGTTAAGCCCGGAGAAAAAGTGCCGCTCGATGGGGAAATGCTGAGCGAAAAAAGCAGCTTCAACACTTCGGCTCTGACGGGTGAAAGCAAACCGGCTACCTACAACAAAGGAGAAAATGTGCTGGCAGGCATGGTCAACCTCGACAGGCTGATTGAACTGAAAGTCACAAGGCTGTTCAACGAAAGTTCGCTGGCACGCATCCTGGAGCTGGTGCAGAACGCCACCGCCCGTAAGGCAAAAACCGAACAGTTCATCCGCAGGTTTGCGCGGGTTTACACGCCCATCGTTACTTTTCTTGCAGTTGGACTGGCCTTCCTGCCCTACTTTTTTGTAGAAAACTATGTGTTTGAAGACTGGCTTTACCGGGCATTGATCTTCCTGGTGATCTCCTGCCCCTGTGCGCTGGTGATCTCCATACCACTCGGCTACTTTGGAGGGATCGGGGCAGCTTCCCGCAAAGGGATACTATTCAAAGGCTCCAACTTTCTCGACCTCATGACAAAAGTCAATACCGTGGTGATGGACAAAACCGGAACCCTGACCAAAGGAGTATTTGAAGTGCAAAAAGCTGTAACCATGGACGGCATCACTATCGACTGGCTTAGCCTGGCGGCAGACATGGAAAGCAAATCCACCCACCCCATTGCCAAAGCGATTGTGGAGTATGCCAGGACGCAGGGCAAAGACATTTCAGAACCCGAACAACAGGAAGAAGTGGCAGGGCATGGCCTGAAAGGCAAGGTGCAGGGAAAGCAAGTGTTGATCGGCAATCAAAAACTGATGGCCAAGGAAGGAATCGTTACCTGTGCTGATGCTGCCGGGGAGGTCAATACCGTCATCCATGCGGCAGTAGGCGGAAAATATGCGGGATACCTGGTGATAGCAGATGAACTCAAAGAGGATGCCTCACAGGCCATAGAAGCCATACGCAAATCAGGGGTTCGGGAACTGATCATGCTGTCCGGAGATAAGGACGCTGTGACCCAGCAAGTGGCAAAAACACTTGGTATAGACAAGGCATTTGGCGACTTGCTGCCCGAACAAAAGGTACAGAAAGTGGAAGAATTGAAAAAAGACGCCAACCGTGTCATCGCCTTTGTGGGAGACGGCATCAATGATGCCCCTGTATTGGCACTGGCCGATGTGGGCATGGCCATGGGCGGCCTGGGCAGTGATGCCGCCATCGAGACGGCCGATGTGGTCATCCAGACCGACCAGCCTTCCAAAATTGCCACGGCCATCCAGCTCGGCAAGCAAACCAAACGGATCGTATGGCAAAATATCAGCCTAGCTTTTGGGGTGAAGCTTATTGTGCTGGCACTTGGAGCCGGAGGCCTGGCCACAATGTGGGAAGCCGTCTTTGCTGATGTAGGTGTGGCATTATTGGCTATTTTAAATGCAGTAAGGATACAGCAAAATTAA
- a CDS encoding HNH endonuclease signature motif containing protein, which yields MAKARKSIPQKTKSLLQQEVNSQCPICDDQNVDHFEIHHIDENPENNSPDNLLMLCPICHSKITKGDISEEEVKQIKTYLMIKAKGKSSAKSSNTINIKGNVSNSTVANSISAQTIVYKSRSKPKMEFADGAIGKKAELKNYVKHLIDRYNEYKEGDVGKSKMNYAAIWGIIKKEFKASAYQVPEVQFEALCSFLQYRIDNTKQGRINRGKGFKNYSTFDEIYGGE from the coding sequence ATGGCCAAAGCTCGAAAATCCATACCCCAAAAAACGAAATCTCTATTACAACAAGAGGTTAATTCCCAGTGCCCAATCTGTGATGATCAGAATGTGGATCATTTTGAAATTCATCATATTGACGAAAATCCCGAAAACAATTCCCCTGACAACCTTTTGATGCTTTGCCCGATTTGCCATTCCAAGATTACAAAAGGTGATATAAGTGAGGAGGAGGTCAAACAAATCAAGACCTATCTTATGATTAAAGCTAAAGGCAAATCCAGTGCAAAGTCATCAAATACCATCAACATCAAAGGCAATGTGTCCAACTCCACGGTAGCCAATTCGATCAGTGCACAGACCATTGTTTATAAATCCCGAAGCAAACCGAAAATGGAATTCGCTGATGGTGCCATTGGTAAAAAAGCGGAATTGAAAAACTATGTGAAGCATCTGATTGATCGATATAACGAATACAAGGAAGGAGATGTTGGCAAATCCAAAATGAATTATGCTGCCATTTGGGGCATCATCAAAAAGGAATTTAAAGCCAGTGCCTACCAAGTCCCAGAAGTCCAGTTTGAGGCTCTTTGTTCCTTCCTTCAGTATCGCATAGACAACACAAAACAAGGCAGGATCAACAGAGGGAAAGGCTTTAAGAACTATTCAACATTTGATGAAATCTATGGTGGAGAGTAA